In Rubrivirga marina, the following are encoded in one genomic region:
- a CDS encoding serine/threonine-protein kinase — MGSHGGTSGTDGVSGEGPAHADPYGLQGTTVAHYAVEGVIGGGGMGIVYRARDTRLRRDVALKFLPPALSSDAGANERFVAEARAASALDHPHICTVHEIGRADDGSPFIAMAYVPGTSLRSRLDEGPMAPDDAAALAAQVAHGLACAHAAGVIHRDVKPANIMVTPDGRAKLVDFGIAKATDALLTKAGTTLGTMAYMSPEQTRGEPVDARADQWALGVVLYEMLAGERPFQGAYDQAVIYSILHEEPRPLSGVPAPLAAIVGRCLEKDPADRYPDASALADALDAVRQGTTAPAAALPSGDEGASDRTGRRGRGGAPVGVGLPPLDRVKDRKLVQWGLAYLAGAWLVLQVVVALGGVYAWPQWLLRAVPIVLAVGFVCALVVAWYHGEQGRSRVSGIEVGVLAALLGLAGLGVAVVGPSVGGGGAERSVAVAPGLRQVAVLPFANVGGGAENQAFIDGLVYTIGASLTEMEQFSDRLSVLPTDDARALEARAPREAAEALGADLVVSGSVQRADDRVRLTMEVYDAASDQRLGSRVLDKTTTDLLAFQDSVALALASLLDVELDEAARLALAAGGTDSPQAFDLYTQARGTLLDYGTEAAIDRAIVLFEQALALDDRYAIAWAGLGEAYWRKYEATSDPQWVERASEAGERAVALDEDLAAVRVTLGMIYKGTGRYAEAEAEFRRALALDETNALAYQQLGATLYFLGRVDEAEVAYRRAIALKPGYWGFYNNLGNVYNYVGRPEDAIPLFRRVVALNPTNPWGYTNLGGAFEQLGQLDSAAVWYRKGAQANPAATGPTADAYINLGRLEYDRGAYAEAAQWYRRAVVLDSLNSDRWFFLGNAYALEGDSVRADRAWRRMLALDTRVVEVNPNDEDGLIGLAYGYAYTGRSELAREALRRLVALPQKRPGTYATIAQVYEKLGDRTRALDSLRDGFEQGLDPDAVERDPWLGALRADPGYARLLTAPSSPPG, encoded by the coding sequence ATGGGGAGCCACGGGGGCACATCCGGCACGGACGGAGTCTCGGGGGAGGGGCCGGCCCACGCCGACCCCTACGGGCTCCAGGGCACCACGGTCGCGCACTACGCCGTCGAGGGCGTGATCGGCGGGGGCGGGATGGGCATCGTGTACCGCGCCCGCGACACGCGACTGCGGCGGGACGTCGCGCTCAAGTTCCTCCCGCCCGCGCTCAGCTCCGATGCCGGGGCCAACGAGCGGTTCGTGGCCGAGGCCCGGGCCGCCTCCGCGCTGGACCACCCCCACATCTGCACCGTCCACGAGATTGGGAGAGCCGACGACGGCAGCCCATTCATCGCGATGGCCTACGTCCCCGGGACCTCGCTCCGGTCGCGGCTGGACGAGGGGCCGATGGCGCCCGACGACGCGGCGGCCCTCGCCGCCCAGGTCGCGCACGGCCTGGCGTGTGCGCACGCGGCCGGCGTCATCCACCGCGACGTCAAGCCGGCCAACATCATGGTCACGCCCGACGGGCGGGCCAAGCTGGTCGACTTCGGGATCGCCAAGGCGACCGACGCGCTGCTCACGAAGGCCGGCACCACGCTCGGGACGATGGCCTACATGAGCCCGGAGCAGACGCGCGGGGAGCCCGTCGATGCGCGGGCGGACCAGTGGGCGCTGGGCGTCGTGCTGTACGAGATGCTCGCCGGCGAGCGGCCCTTCCAGGGCGCCTACGACCAGGCCGTCATCTATTCCATCTTGCACGAGGAGCCCCGGCCCCTGTCTGGCGTCCCCGCCCCGCTGGCGGCCATCGTCGGGCGGTGCCTCGAGAAGGACCCGGCCGACCGCTACCCCGACGCGTCGGCGCTCGCGGACGCCCTCGACGCGGTCCGGCAGGGCACGACAGCCCCGGCCGCGGCCCTGCCATCCGGTGACGAGGGGGCGTCTGACCGGACGGGGCGGCGGGGCCGCGGAGGCGCGCCCGTCGGGGTCGGCCTCCCCCCGCTCGACAGGGTCAAGGACCGCAAGCTCGTCCAGTGGGGGCTGGCCTATCTCGCCGGGGCGTGGCTCGTCCTCCAGGTGGTGGTCGCCCTCGGAGGGGTCTACGCGTGGCCCCAGTGGCTCCTCCGCGCGGTGCCGATCGTCCTCGCCGTCGGGTTCGTCTGTGCGCTCGTCGTCGCGTGGTACCACGGCGAGCAGGGCCGCTCGCGCGTGAGCGGAATCGAGGTGGGGGTCCTCGCGGCGCTCCTCGGACTGGCCGGCCTCGGCGTCGCCGTGGTCGGGCCCAGTGTGGGGGGCGGCGGGGCCGAGCGGAGCGTCGCGGTGGCCCCCGGGCTCCGTCAGGTCGCCGTGCTCCCATTCGCCAACGTCGGCGGCGGGGCGGAGAACCAGGCGTTCATCGACGGGCTCGTCTACACCATCGGCGCGTCGCTGACCGAGATGGAGCAGTTCTCGGACCGCCTCTCGGTCCTGCCCACCGACGACGCCCGGGCTCTGGAGGCCCGGGCGCCCCGAGAGGCCGCCGAGGCGCTCGGGGCCGACCTCGTGGTGAGCGGGAGCGTCCAGCGGGCCGACGACCGGGTCCGCCTGACGATGGAGGTCTACGACGCGGCGAGCGACCAGCGCCTGGGCAGCCGGGTCCTCGACAAGACCACGACCGATCTGCTGGCCTTCCAGGACAGCGTCGCGCTCGCGCTGGCGAGCCTGCTCGACGTGGAGCTCGACGAGGCCGCCCGCCTCGCCCTCGCCGCGGGCGGCACCGACAGCCCGCAGGCCTTCGACCTCTACACGCAGGCCCGCGGCACCCTCCTGGACTACGGGACGGAGGCGGCCATCGATCGGGCCATCGTGCTGTTCGAGCAGGCCCTCGCCCTCGACGACCGCTACGCCATCGCGTGGGCCGGGCTCGGCGAGGCCTACTGGCGGAAGTACGAGGCGACCAGCGACCCCCAGTGGGTCGAGCGCGCGTCCGAGGCCGGCGAGCGGGCCGTCGCGCTCGACGAGGACCTCGCGGCGGTCCGCGTGACGCTCGGGATGATCTACAAGGGGACCGGCCGCTACGCCGAGGCCGAGGCCGAATTCCGCCGCGCGCTCGCGCTCGACGAGACGAACGCGCTGGCCTACCAGCAGCTCGGCGCCACGCTCTACTTCCTCGGCCGGGTGGACGAGGCGGAGGTCGCGTACCGCCGGGCCATCGCGCTCAAGCCGGGCTACTGGGGGTTCTACAACAACCTCGGGAACGTCTACAACTACGTCGGCCGGCCGGAGGACGCGATCCCGCTGTTCCGCAGGGTGGTCGCGCTGAACCCGACGAACCCGTGGGGCTACACCAACCTCGGTGGGGCCTTCGAGCAGCTCGGCCAGCTCGACTCCGCTGCCGTGTGGTACCGGAAGGGCGCCCAGGCCAACCCCGCGGCGACCGGCCCGACGGCCGACGCGTACATCAACCTCGGGAGGCTCGAGTACGACCGAGGGGCCTACGCCGAGGCGGCCCAGTGGTACCGGCGCGCGGTCGTCCTCGACAGCCTGAACTCGGACCGCTGGTTCTTCCTCGGCAACGCCTACGCGCTCGAAGGTGACTCCGTCCGGGCCGACCGGGCGTGGCGACGGATGCTCGCCCTCGACACGCGCGTCGTGGAGGTGAACCCGAACGACGAGGACGGCCTGATCGGGCTGGCCTACGGCTACGCCTACACCGGCCGGTCCGAGCTCGCCCGCGAGGCTCTCAGGCGTCTCGTCGCGCTTCCGCAGAAGCGGCCGGGGACCTACGCCACCATCGCTCAGGTCTACGAAAAACTGGGGGATCGGACGCGCGCCTTAGATTCACTCCGCGACGGATTCGAGCAGGGGCTCGACCCGGACGCTGTCGAGCGCGACCCGTGGCTCGGCGCGCTCCGGGCCGACCCGGGCTACGCCCGCTTGCTCACGGCTCCTTCCTCTCCACCCGGGTGA
- a CDS encoding NADH-quinone oxidoreductase subunit A, with product MITEFLPLFLMVLLALGLALSLLKIAEYFGPHQPSAIKQSPYESGQDPVGSARDRYSVKFYLVAMIFIVFDVELVFLYPWAVSYRTFLEAGGGAALASLGVIGTFIVILVVGLLYDVKKGGLDWD from the coding sequence ATGATCACCGAGTTCCTGCCCCTCTTCCTGATGGTCCTGCTCGCGCTGGGCCTCGCGCTGAGCCTGCTCAAGATCGCCGAGTACTTCGGGCCGCACCAGCCGAGCGCGATCAAGCAGAGCCCGTACGAGTCGGGCCAGGACCCCGTCGGCTCGGCCCGCGACCGGTACTCGGTCAAGTTCTACCTCGTCGCGATGATCTTCATCGTGTTCGACGTCGAGCTCGTGTTCCTCTACCCGTGGGCCGTCTCCTACCGGACGTTCCTCGAGGCCGGTGGCGGGGCCGCGCTCGCCTCGCTCGGCGTGATCGGCACGTTCATCGTGATCCTCGTCGTCGGGCTGCTCTACGACGTCAAGAAGGGCGGGCTCGACTGGGACTAA
- a CDS encoding NADH-quinone oxidoreductase subunit B, with the protein MFSEEGGFLTTTVDSVVNWARSNSLMPMPMGLACCAIEMMGFAGPKYDVARFGSEAMRFSPRQADLMIVAGWCSYKMAHTVRRIWDQMAEPKWCIAQGACASTGGMHRCYGVVQGIDNFVPVDVYIPGCPPRPEAIIHALMDIQEKIRATESVAKDVRFTEAPNRLVEGRIVTPEGQPVTA; encoded by the coding sequence ATGTTTAGCGAAGAAGGCGGCTTCCTCACCACGACGGTCGACTCCGTCGTCAACTGGGCCCGCTCGAACTCCCTCATGCCCATGCCCATGGGCCTCGCGTGCTGCGCGATCGAGATGATGGGGTTCGCCGGCCCGAAGTACGACGTGGCCCGGTTCGGGTCGGAGGCCATGCGGTTCAGCCCGCGCCAGGCCGACCTCATGATCGTCGCCGGGTGGTGCTCCTACAAGATGGCCCACACGGTCCGCCGGATCTGGGACCAGATGGCTGAGCCGAAGTGGTGCATCGCCCAGGGCGCCTGCGCCTCGACGGGCGGGATGCACCGGTGCTACGGCGTCGTCCAGGGGATCGACAACTTCGTCCCGGTCGACGTCTACATCCCCGGCTGCCCGCCGCGCCCGGAGGCCATCATCCACGCGCTGATGGACATCCAGGAGAAGATCCGCGCGACCGAGTCCGTCGCGAAGGACGTCCGCTTTACGGAGGCGCCGAACCGGCTCGTCGAGGGCCGGATCGTCACGCCCGAGGGCCAGCCCGTCACTGCGTAG